The sequence TTGCGCCTACTTCGTCTTCTTGCCAGACAAAGACCTCAGGGATGCCAGGATCCCAATTGTTACCATTTTCTGCAAAGTTTGTGGTGTTTAAGCCCCAGTCGGCAAGATTCCCGTCAACATTGATAGTCAAAGCCTGTCCCTTGGCGGCCCAAAAGAAAATTGCCAAGGTTAGCGTTAAAAAAAGTTTTTTCATTTTTCCCTCCTGTGATAACTGTTTTATTTTAATAAGCAATCTATGTGCCAATTGTTGATTCAAGAAAAATATTAGGTTTCAGGGAAGATAATACCCGGGTAGTGGAAAACCTTTTCTATTAACGGTGGAAAAATTTTTCTACCAAAAAAGTTTGAGGCGAATTTTTTTGAGTTCTTTTAAGGTGATAAGGGGAAGGTATTTTTGGGCGTCTATTTGGGAAGCCAATGACTTTACGTAAGACATAGCTTCATCGAGTTCTCTAGCGTGTATCATGGTGTAAAGATTATAAGGCCAGTCAGGGTAACTTTTTCTTTCATAGCAGTGGGTAATTTTTTTCTCTTTAGCCAAAAATTTTCCCACCTGGTCTAATTTTTCCTGGGGGATCTGCCAGGCTACCATGACGTTGCCACGAAGGCCTGCGCGATTGTGCCGTACAAGCCCGGCAAAACGCCTTATCATGCCGGTTTCAAGGCCTTTCTTGAGCCAGGAGATGACTTCCTCTTCGCTAAGTCCTACTTTTTTCCCCAGTTCTTTAAAAGGTCTTGAAACCCTGGGGAGGTCTTCCTGGGTAAGGCGCACCAAGGAAATAGTTTTCTCATCAGGGGTGAAAAATTTTTCTTCAGGTAAAGAAAAAGTTACTTCGTCTGAGTTGTTTTCTTCAGCAAAGTCGTAAACCACCGCGATATGGAAGATTTTGAGAATAGGCAAAAGAAGATAGCGCTCAACTTGAGCCCTTGCCATTAATGACGCTACAACGCTTTTAAGGTCTTCTCCAGGAGGGACGGCAATGGTAAACCACAGGTTAAAGAAATGATCGCGCAGGTAGTTATGGCTAACTCCAGGATAGGCGTTGATAATTTCAGCGGCTTTTTTGAAGTTGTACTTCGGGGCAGCTGCTGCCACAAGGCTTGTCTTGAAGCCCAAGGCCTGGGGATTAAAAATGGCGCCTATTTGTCGCAAAATGCCTTTTTCTTTTAAATTTTTTAGCCTTGCGAGGACTTCTTCCTCTGAAAGGCCAAGGCGTTTTCCCAAAGAAGCGTAAGGAGTGGACTCAAGGGGAAAACGCTTTTGTATTTCTGTAAGCAAGTTTTTATCCAAAGCGTCCATGCCATAATACTGCCAGGGGATGGCAAAAAGTAAAGCACTTGTCCCATTTTTCACAATTTACAAACTTTAAGAGGGACTTATAATGAAGCCATGTCCAGATCAAACAAATCAAAAAGACAACAAATCGGCCTTCTCGTCTTGATTGTCCTCTTAGTTGGGTTGGTGGTTTGGCTTTTCCTTTTTATCCACCACCGAATGCGTTATGCGGTTACCAATGCGGTTTTTGTAGAGACAGACGAACTTTCTTACGTGAGTTTTTCACAGGTGGCAGGCAAGATCATCAAAGTTACCAAAGACGAAGGTGAAAAGGTTAAAAAAGGAGAAACCCTTGCAAAGCTTGACGATGCTCCTTATCGCAAGGCACTTGAAAGGTTAGAAGCTGAGCGCAAGGCCCTTTTTCAGAAAAAAGAAGCCTTATCCATTGACATTGCCCGCGTCTCAAAAGACATAGAGCTTCGCAAAAAGCAAACTAAGCAAAAAATAGCCCAGCTTTTGGCAGAAAAAGAAGCTTTAAAATCTAAGCGGGCCGCTCTTTTGGCGCAGATATCCCAGCTTGAAAAAGACCAAAAGCGCTATCAAAGCCTTGTTGCCCGCAATTTGGCTCCTGAGCGCCAGCTTGAAGAAATCGAAACCAAACTAAAAGAACTCTTGAAACAAAAAGAAGCCATTTCTCACAATTTAAAGGCCCTTGAGCATGGAATTCGCGCAGCGCAGGAAAACCTCGCTTTGCTTGACAACCAAAAGAAAGTCATCGCTGAAAAAGAAAAAGAACTAAAAGCCCTCCTAGCCAAGGTAGACGCTATCTCTGCGGCTGTTGCTTCTGCCAAACTTAACCTTGATTACACTTCCCTTCGTGCTCCAATTGCAGGTGTTGTGGCCAAGAGATTTCATGTCCCAGGAGATGTGGTGGGTCCTGGGGAGCCGGTATACGCCATTGTTGATCCTGCCAAGATTTATATCCTGGTGCTTCTTGAGGAGACCAAGCTTCACGGGGTAGAAGTTGGTTGCCCGGCAAAAATCAAGATAGATGCCTATCCTGATAAAGACTTTGAGGGCGAAGTCACGGAAATTCTTCCAGCAACAGCTGCCAAGTTTGCTTTAGTGCCACGGGATGTATCAGCAGGGGAATTTACCAAGGTGGCCCAGCGTGTGCCTGTGAAAATCCGCATCACCAAGGGCCCTATCGAGCTTTTGAGAGTAGGCCTTGGTGGTTCGGTAGAAATTAAGAGAAAATGAATCCATCTTATAAGGATTTAACAACACTTGAGCGCGTGCTCATTACCTGTATCGTGATGGTGGGGGCTTTTATTGCCATTTTAGATACTACCATTGTGGACGTAGTAGTGCCCAAGATGATGGCCCCTTTGTCCACGGATCTTTACGGCGTCCAGTGGGTCATTACCGCGTATATGATGGCAGCGGCGGTGGGCCTTCTTCTTATAACTCCCTTGGCCCAGGCCTACGGTTTTTCTAAAGTTTTTTCCCTGGGGATTG comes from Thermodesulfatator atlanticus DSM 21156 and encodes:
- a CDS encoding HlyD family secretion protein gives rise to the protein MSRSNKSKRQQIGLLVLIVLLVGLVVWLFLFIHHRMRYAVTNAVFVETDELSYVSFSQVAGKIIKVTKDEGEKVKKGETLAKLDDAPYRKALERLEAERKALFQKKEALSIDIARVSKDIELRKKQTKQKIAQLLAEKEALKSKRAALLAQISQLEKDQKRYQSLVARNLAPERQLEEIETKLKELLKQKEAISHNLKALEHGIRAAQENLALLDNQKKVIAEKEKELKALLAKVDAISAAVASAKLNLDYTSLRAPIAGVVAKRFHVPGDVVGPGEPVYAIVDPAKIYILVLLEETKLHGVEVGCPAKIKIDAYPDKDFEGEVTEILPATAAKFALVPRDVSAGEFTKVAQRVPVKIRITKGPIELLRVGLGGSVEIKRK
- a CDS encoding siroheme decarboxylase subunit alpha, whose amino-acid sequence is MKNGTSALLFAIPWQYYGMDALDKNLLTEIQKRFPLESTPYASLGKRLGLSEEEVLARLKNLKEKGILRQIGAIFNPQALGFKTSLVAAAAPKYNFKKAAEIINAYPGVSHNYLRDHFFNLWFTIAVPPGEDLKSVVASLMARAQVERYLLLPILKIFHIAVVYDFAEENNSDEVTFSLPEEKFFTPDEKTISLVRLTQEDLPRVSRPFKELGKKVGLSEEEVISWLKKGLETGMIRRFAGLVRHNRAGLRGNVMVAWQIPQEKLDQVGKFLAKEKKITHCYERKSYPDWPYNLYTMIHARELDEAMSYVKSLASQIDAQKYLPLITLKELKKIRLKLFW